GATTGATGTGTTGAGTTTGCGTTTTTTGTCGGCCGGAGTGTTGATTTTGGCGGTGTGTTGGGGGATGAGGCGGCAGGAAGCGTTTGCAGCTTGGTGGACGGATAAGCGTTTGTGGCGGGACGGCTGGATATTGGGCTTGCTTAATTATGTTCTTTATCTCGGTTTTTCTTATACGGGTTTGCAGACGGTGTCGCCGGAATTGGTGGTGTTGTTGGTGTCGACCATGCCTTTTGTGACGGCTTTTGCGGTTTCGTGTATTACGCGGAAGTGGTCGTGGCTGCAATGGCTGGCGATTGGCGTAGGATTTGTAGGTGTGTATATCGTGTTGTCGGTGAGAATGCCGCAAGTGCAGGGCGGTGTGGGGATTGTGTGGACTTTGCTGGGTATGCTGGCTTTGGCGGGGGGAACTTTGTTTTATCAGTTTTATGCGGTCCGCCATCATGCTTTGCCGTTAACCGGTATTCAGAATTTGTTCGGCGGTCTGATTTTGCTGCCGTTGTCTGCGCCGGAAAAATGGCCGGATGCGGTGGCCTTGCCGGTATTTTCGTTGTCGGTCGGTTATCAGGTGGTTGTGGTGTCGGGCGTGGCGATGTTGATGTGGTTTCGGTTGGTGCGTTGGTTCGGCTCGGATAATGCTTCTGCTTTCCATCTGTTGAATCCGATTTTCGCTGCTGTTTTGGCTTGGTGGTTTTTCGGTGCGGATTTGGGTATGGTCGATGCGGTCGGTACGCTGCTGGTGGTGTCGGCTTTGGGGTTGCTGAATCGGGAGAGGCGCAGGGTGTAGATGGCGTGTGGGCTGGATACGAGGCCGTCTGAAAATTTCATGTATGCCTCAGTAAGGCGAAACTTGTTTCACTGTTATTTTTCAGACGGCCTTGCGGTTTTGCAGGTGTGGTCAGCTGATATTTTGTCGCAGCAGGAAAAATAACGTATATTGTTGGTTTTCAAATGACTTGGGAATCGATATGAATTGGCAGCAGTTGCTCAGCACGCAGCGGTTTAAAGTGGAAAATGGTGAAATCATTGCAACACATACGCCTTCGACTCAAGAGGGTATGGATGCGTTGCGGACGGATTTTCATATCGATTATGACCGTGTGGTTTTTTCAGGCGCATTCCGCCGCTTGGGCAGAAAAACCCAAGTGCATCCGTTTGCCGAGCACGACCATACGCACAACCGCCTGACGCACAGTGTAGAAGTGGCCAGCGTCGGCAGAAGTTTGGGTAATCGGGTGGGCGTGATGTTGCAGTCGGGCGGTTTTCTGCCTGCAGGCAATACGCCTAGCGATATCGGAACGGCAGTGCAAGTCGCCTGCTTGGCACATGATCT
Above is a genomic segment from Neisseria weaveri containing:
- a CDS encoding DMT family transporter, encoding MWLLLLDRGDVMRWLFGVVFSLLWSSAFIAGKYSLVYLPPIDVLSLRFLSAGVLILAVCWGMRRQEAFAAWWTDKRLWRDGWILGLLNYVLYLGFSYTGLQTVSPELVVLLVSTMPFVTAFAVSCITRKWSWLQWLAIGVGFVGVYIVLSVRMPQVQGGVGIVWTLLGMLALAGGTLFYQFYAVRHHALPLTGIQNLFGGLILLPLSAPEKWPDAVALPVFSLSVGYQVVVVSGVAMLMWFRLVRWFGSDNASAFHLLNPIFAAVLAWWFFGADLGMVDAVGTLLVVSALGLLNRERRRV